CTTGATTAATTTTTGGCACATTTTCTGCTGTTTCATTAATAATAAGGTATTTTATTTTTATTCCCCTACTATTAGCTTCCTCAACAAGTCTGGTGCCTTCTATGAGAAATAATCCACTGTTTTCACGAACTTTTTTTTGACTTAAAGCTCTTACCAACTTATACATTGAATTTTCTCTGGAAGTAATATCTTTATACTGCTTCATGTATGATACTCCTCTATAGATTAAAATTAAGGGAGTTCTGCTTGCAAAAATTTGACCTCAAGCGTCAAAAGAACTGTCCCCCTGACACTGTAGTAATACCTAAAACCTTAACTATCTGATTAAAAAATTCCTCAGTTCCTATAGGTTTTCCGCTAAAAGTTACCGAATTATTAACCCGGCACACCTTCCCTATTTATTCTATTAGGCTGTCCGCTTTTCTTTTTAGCAAATGCGAGTATGGCTCCTAAAGCAATCGATAAAAAAGCAGCAGATAAAACTCTATACTCCGGAGGCAATAAAAATGTTATCGTGTGTGCAGGTATCCAAAAAATTGGAATCGTCTTCATTATTACAAATGATATAAAACCATCCCAATCAATCCTCTTTACTACATCGCTGAGTGTTACTTTTCCTTCTTTATTTTCATATTTCAAATCAATAAATGTATCAGTTATTCGGTGAAAGGCCATCATAGTCGGTGCAAATGATAAGTTCATTATAAAACTGACGAAAAACGCAAAAGCGAACTTCGAATTTCC
This genomic window from bacterium contains:
- a CDS encoding Mpv17/PMP22 family protein produces the protein MVQKITQLLSINNASYFFWLAGLTVFVVILVASVTHKMFMKFTTEHAYMGGFIKFFILATMGELLAIRIVTSDWNIPKGLLYRAFVWGLLGMVIVLIFSVFAAGIAGALANGFLPGGNSKFAFAFFVSFIMNLSFAPTMMAFHRITDTFIDLKYENKEGKVTLSDVVKRIDWDGFISFVIMKTIPIFWIPAHTITFLLPPEYRVLSAAFLSIALGAILAFAKKKSGQPNRINREGVPG